From Meiothermus sp., a single genomic window includes:
- the wecB gene encoding non-hydrolyzing UDP-N-acetylglucosamine 2-epimerase yields MGKRVVVAFGTRPEAIKMAPVIFALRKQAGIKTIVLSTGQHRTQLEDALRVFGIEPDTDLQVMTDRQTLPALMGRIVPAAADKLKELQADYVMVHGDTLTTFAVTLAAFFEQMPVAHVEAGLRSFNLQEPFPEEANRRLTDVLTDLDLPPTHTSKENLLREGKPAQNIIVTGQTEVDAVLYASERGTPPPLPPGKRIVGVTMHRRENLPFMRDLAAALARVARAHPDCHFVYPVHLNPAVREAVYPELAGLSNFELIEPLEFGAMAGLMKRSSLLVTDSGGVQESGATLGVPVVVLRNVTERPEGLEVGALKLAGTDPEEVFATIDHLLSDEAALQAMRHRPNPYGDGKAAERCAQGVAWRLGLAERPTDWAGPLVRR; encoded by the coding sequence ATGGGCAAGCGGGTAGTGGTGGCCTTTGGAACCCGTCCAGAGGCCATCAAGATGGCCCCGGTCATTTTTGCCCTGCGCAAGCAGGCGGGCATAAAAACCATTGTGCTCTCGACCGGACAGCACCGCACCCAGCTCGAGGATGCCTTGCGGGTTTTTGGCATCGAGCCCGACACCGACTTACAGGTGATGACCGACCGCCAAACCCTCCCGGCTCTGATGGGGCGCATTGTGCCTGCCGCGGCGGACAAACTCAAGGAATTGCAAGCCGATTATGTGATGGTGCACGGCGATACACTGACTACCTTCGCCGTGACCCTGGCGGCTTTCTTCGAGCAGATGCCGGTCGCGCACGTAGAGGCCGGTTTGCGCAGCTTCAACCTGCAAGAGCCCTTCCCCGAGGAGGCCAACCGCCGCCTAACCGACGTGCTCACCGACCTGGACTTGCCCCCCACCCACACCTCTAAAGAAAACCTGTTGCGTGAGGGAAAACCCGCACAAAACATCATCGTAACCGGCCAGACCGAGGTCGATGCGGTGCTTTATGCCAGCGAACGCGGCACCCCTCCCCCCCTGCCCCCGGGCAAGCGGATTGTGGGGGTAACCATGCACCGCCGCGAGAACCTGCCTTTTATGCGCGATCTGGCAGCAGCCCTGGCCCGGGTCGCCAGGGCCCATCCCGACTGCCATTTTGTGTACCCGGTGCACCTGAACCCGGCTGTGCGGGAGGCAGTTTATCCCGAGCTGGCGGGGCTATCCAACTTTGAGCTGATAGAACCCCTGGAATTTGGTGCGATGGCGGGGTTGATGAAACGCTCGAGCCTACTGGTAACCGACTCGGGAGGGGTACAGGAAAGCGGAGCCACCCTGGGGGTGCCGGTGGTGGTACTGCGCAACGTCACCGAGCGACCCGAGGGCCTCGAGGTAGGGGCGCTGAAGCTGGCCGGAACCGACCCTGAAGAAGTCTTTGCCACCATTGACCACCTGCTCTCGGATGAGGCTGCTCTGCAAGCCATGCGCCACCGGCCCAACCCCTACGGCGATGGCAAAGCCGCCGAGCGCTGTGCTCAGGGGGTGGCCTGGCGCTTGGGGCTGGCGGAGCGCCCAACCGACTGGGCGGGCCCCTTGGTGCGCCGGTAA
- a CDS encoding TetR/AcrR family transcriptional regulator produces MREVIYQAALRLFLERGYDYVTVDEIAKEAGISRRTFFHMFPSKEDVLLAYLDGVEIHMVQLLATRPNNEPLLISLRHAFKPLLDLHTEDALARNRIRLILDTPALRARHLKLLDSWAQLLAEQCAQKLGLYSIEGLPRLTAWIAIITLDVALHEWSRQQDKALLPYVDETFAKLSKVMRAKPKKNRS; encoded by the coding sequence GTGCGCGAGGTGATATATCAGGCCGCACTAAGGCTCTTTTTAGAACGCGGTTACGACTACGTAACGGTAGACGAAATCGCCAAAGAAGCCGGCATCTCCCGACGAACCTTTTTTCACATGTTTCCCAGCAAAGAGGATGTGCTTCTGGCCTACCTCGATGGCGTAGAGATACATATGGTGCAGCTTCTGGCTACCCGCCCCAACAACGAACCCTTGTTGATCTCGCTACGCCATGCTTTTAAGCCCCTGCTGGATCTGCATACCGAGGATGCCTTGGCGCGAAACCGCATTCGGCTTATTCTGGATACACCCGCGTTGCGTGCCCGGCATCTAAAACTTTTGGACTCCTGGGCCCAATTGCTGGCCGAACAATGCGCCCAAAAGCTGGGGCTGTATAGCATTGAAGGCTTACCCAGGCTTACAGCTTGGATTGCAATTATCACCTTGGATGTAGCCCTGCACGAATGGAGCCGCCAACAAGACAAGGCCCTCTTGCCTTATGTGGACGAGACCTTTGCCAAACTGAGCAAGGTGATGCGAGCCAAGCCCAAAAAAAATAGGAGCTAA
- a CDS encoding glycosyl transferase family protein yields MSEWIGVMLVLVCFGYLIAIFDDLIFDLIYLFRRHRFQQASLSREELERDNPKRIAVMVAAWQEAGVVAEMVRATLRLMHYPEDRVEFFIGVYPNDEATLQEVRALAKQNPHVHCVINSKQGPTSKSQNLNEVFAFIQDLENIRNQDFDIIAVHDAEDVIHPYTFRLYSTLLSHKDMVQLPVFALFPKLPWWRWLNRTIAGTYADEFAESHLHHMPVRESLGLFVPSAGTGFALQRKVVSFLAAEGPIFRENSLTEDYELALRLWQKGFRVHFHHQRLRRIDDHGRVHTEIVAVKEYFPSDMRAAIKQKSRWIYGIALQSPKLINRRQLTWKDRWVLWRDQKGKYTNLIHFVGYPLAFYSYMSFVFGWPHAAPQLVLVLSGGILIITLERLLMRFAAINIVYGTREAINATLVLPLFPLRWMVANIINALAALRAWRMYFWPARGVSRGTAPKWDKTERKSYVPVEVLESVRRRLGDVLLFYGDVSPQVLARALRDKPRDTPLGDILLRDQILDPHRLKQRIAETQERLWNENNAQAVAMDYSD; encoded by the coding sequence ATGTCTGAGTGGATTGGTGTAATGCTGGTGTTGGTCTGTTTTGGCTACCTAATTGCCATCTTTGACGATCTCATCTTCGACTTAATCTATCTTTTCCGACGGCATCGTTTTCAACAAGCCAGCCTCTCGAGGGAAGAACTCGAGCGCGATAACCCCAAGCGCATTGCGGTAATGGTGGCGGCCTGGCAGGAGGCCGGGGTAGTGGCCGAGATGGTGCGGGCAACGCTTCGCTTGATGCACTATCCAGAGGATCGAGTCGAGTTTTTTATTGGCGTGTATCCCAACGATGAAGCCACCTTGCAAGAAGTGCGGGCGCTGGCCAAGCAAAACCCCCATGTCCATTGTGTAATCAACAGCAAACAAGGGCCTACAAGCAAAAGCCAGAACCTCAACGAGGTTTTTGCCTTTATTCAAGACCTGGAAAATATCCGCAACCAGGATTTTGACATTATCGCTGTGCATGATGCCGAGGATGTAATTCATCCCTATACTTTTCGGCTCTACAGCACCCTTCTGAGCCATAAAGACATGGTGCAACTGCCGGTATTTGCCCTGTTTCCCAAGCTGCCCTGGTGGCGCTGGCTAAACCGGACTATCGCCGGAACCTATGCCGATGAGTTCGCCGAGAGCCATCTGCATCATATGCCGGTGCGCGAATCGCTGGGTTTGTTTGTGCCTAGCGCTGGCACCGGTTTTGCTTTGCAGCGTAAGGTGGTGAGTTTTTTAGCGGCCGAGGGCCCTATTTTCCGCGAAAACAGTCTGACCGAAGACTACGAGCTGGCCTTGCGGTTGTGGCAAAAAGGTTTTCGGGTGCACTTCCACCACCAGCGGCTCCGGCGTATAGACGATCACGGACGGGTTCACACCGAAATTGTGGCTGTAAAGGAATACTTTCCCTCTGATATGCGGGCGGCCATCAAACAAAAATCCCGCTGGATTTATGGCATTGCCCTGCAAAGCCCCAAGCTTATCAACCGCAGACAGCTAACTTGGAAAGACCGCTGGGTGCTTTGGCGTGACCAGAAGGGCAAATATACAAATCTTATACACTTTGTGGGCTACCCGCTGGCCTTTTACTCATACATGAGCTTTGTCTTCGGCTGGCCACATGCCGCGCCACAACTGGTATTGGTACTGAGTGGGGGTATCCTGATTATCACCCTCGAGCGCCTCTTGATGCGCTTTGCCGCAATCAATATCGTCTATGGAACCCGCGAAGCGATAAATGCGACCCTGGTGCTACCGCTCTTTCCCCTGCGCTGGATGGTGGCCAACATCATCAACGCCCTGGCAGCATTGCGGGCTTGGCGAATGTATTTCTGGCCTGCTCGAGGAGTTTCCAGAGGCACTGCTCCAAAATGGGACAAAACCGAGCGCAAAAGTTATGTACCGGTAGAGGTGCTTGAATCTGTGCGCCGACGTTTGGGTGATGTGCTGCTTTTTTATGGCGATGTAAGCCCCCAAGTGTTGGCTCGAGCTTTGCGGGACAAGCCGCGGGACACCCCTCTGGGCGATATTTTGCTGCGCGACCAGATTCTCGATCCTCATCGCCTGAAACAACGAATTGCCGAAACCCAGGAGCGGTTATGGAATGAAAACAACGCACAAGCTGTAGCAATGGATTATAGCGACTGA
- a CDS encoding polysaccharide deacetylase family protein: protein MEGREGGGVNAQAATPVLILYPDGPGVFGDSNGVSLQAKPKIGSVQLKPGLAYDKSTRSKSKGKDKRDQIGAQALSDVQIQAYSYPDAAQIYAIMLSNLLGRYGDVVVTRKAASAYTAGEANQYYRTFYIGSTYEDPVPTALISDIMSGAKVTWLNYNIWRLDNAAIGASLSQLGLRYVALYPEYQPAEFSTGFNKIDYRGYTFKKYLPGLLEVPIEMMEVAADSPSVVVHAWAKNSAGRQIPYALQSGNFWYIADNPFTYIHEQDRYLIFADLLAPMMGRDVTCTPRALARMEDLSPNDLGADLKRMLDVLNKLRIPFLATVIPLFVDNNTVPVTQISWTQNSSALTQLRRIPGIRGRIFQHGYTHQFENLKNPSGISGDDWEFWRVELDASGNRITSAPIPGMTATSALQRIQAGRTILTNLSTRTANLTPVGWTTPHYEADPSYYATFNQVYNRVMERRIYRVGTVIAGQFFPYPVRDVNGTLMLPETLGSVQPNYLLPMVEEAARANRVLRCPWAGHFFHAYTIDPDYDGPNAYTAAQFEGFLRYVRDTLGYTYVDPTTVTTQ, encoded by the coding sequence GTGGAGGGTAGAGAAGGAGGAGGGGTCAATGCACAAGCAGCAACCCCGGTGCTGATCCTCTACCCCGATGGCCCCGGTGTGTTTGGTGATTCCAACGGAGTTTCGTTACAGGCCAAACCCAAAATCGGGTCGGTACAGCTCAAGCCGGGCCTGGCCTACGACAAATCCACGCGTTCCAAAAGCAAGGGTAAGGATAAACGTGATCAGATCGGGGCGCAGGCCCTGAGCGATGTTCAAATCCAGGCCTACTCCTATCCCGATGCAGCCCAGATTTACGCGATCATGCTGAGTAACTTGCTGGGCCGCTATGGCGATGTAGTGGTCACCCGCAAGGCGGCTTCTGCCTACACAGCCGGAGAGGCCAACCAGTACTACCGCACTTTCTACATCGGTAGTACCTACGAAGACCCGGTACCCACTGCCCTGATTTCGGACATTATGAGTGGAGCCAAGGTCACCTGGCTCAACTACAATATCTGGCGCCTGGACAATGCCGCCATTGGGGCCAGCCTGAGCCAGTTGGGCTTGCGCTATGTGGCTTTGTACCCCGAGTACCAACCCGCCGAGTTTTCTACCGGGTTTAACAAGATTGACTACCGGGGCTATACCTTCAAAAAGTACCTCCCAGGGTTGTTGGAAGTTCCCATCGAGATGATGGAAGTGGCTGCCGATTCCCCCAGTGTGGTGGTACATGCCTGGGCCAAGAACAGTGCTGGGCGACAAATTCCCTATGCACTGCAAAGCGGCAATTTTTGGTATATTGCCGACAATCCCTTCACCTATATTCACGAGCAGGATCGTTACCTAATCTTTGCCGACCTGCTTGCACCCATGATGGGTCGAGATGTTACCTGCACCCCCAGGGCCCTGGCCCGGATGGAAGACCTCAGCCCCAACGACCTGGGCGCCGATCTGAAGCGGATGTTGGATGTCCTCAATAAGCTCAGGATTCCATTTCTAGCTACCGTCATACCCTTGTTTGTAGATAACAATACCGTCCCGGTAACCCAGATTAGCTGGACTCAAAACAGCAGCGCACTGACCCAGCTCCGCCGTATTCCCGGTATCCGCGGTAGAATTTTCCAGCATGGCTATACCCACCAGTTCGAAAACCTCAAGAACCCCTCCGGTATCTCGGGCGACGACTGGGAATTCTGGCGAGTCGAGCTCGATGCAAGCGGCAATCGCATCACCAGTGCACCCATTCCGGGCATGACCGCCACCAGTGCGCTTCAGCGTATTCAGGCCGGACGTACCATTCTGACCAACCTCAGTACAAGAACGGCGAACCTTACTCCAGTGGGTTGGACGACACCTCACTACGAGGCAGACCCCAGCTACTACGCCACTTTCAACCAGGTCTACAACCGGGTGATGGAGCGGCGCATCTACCGGGTGGGTACGGTCATTGCGGGGCAGTTTTTCCCCTACCCGGTGCGGGATGTGAACGGCACCCTGATGCTTCCCGAGACCCTGGGTAGCGTGCAGCCCAACTACCTGCTGCCCATGGTGGAGGAAGCGGCCAGAGCCAACCGAGTGCTGCGCTGCCCCTGGGCAGGCCACTTCTTCCATGCCTACACCATTGACCCCGATTACGATGGCCCTAACGCTTACACCGCAGCCCAATTTGAAGGCTTTCTGCGCTATGTGCGGGATACCCTGGGCTATACCTATGTAGATCCCACCACAGTGACCACCCAGTAA
- a CDS encoding glycoside hydrolase family 26 protein has protein sequence MGSLPVPPVDPHPPPAKRVGVPPQGSYYHGVYPGQKNLEEYQVTPAALDAYEEAAGRKVAWVYFSNDWFASRAFPSATAEWIRARNAVPFIRLMLRSSSETNVAEPLYNLAAILRGDFDTDLKAWGQAAKAFGTPVLVEWGTEANGQWFSWNGRWNGGPALGPQRFRNAYRHIVQTIESVGADNLTWVWHVDAYDDPEDDWNRLENYYPGHDVVDWIGISVYGAQEPTENNTQSFADGMDAVMPRLTQLAPNKPVVVAEFGVTSGNPRVDAVQWAEAALTGLLANRWPQVRGFSWWNEAFDQTEMRIQKIPGMKEVFQRKLAAPQVLDHPL, from the coding sequence GTGGGTAGCCTCCCGGTGCCACCGGTAGATCCCCATCCACCTCCGGCAAAAAGGGTTGGGGTTCCCCCCCAGGGTTCGTACTACCACGGGGTTTATCCGGGGCAGAAGAATCTGGAAGAGTATCAGGTTACCCCGGCTGCGCTGGATGCTTATGAAGAGGCCGCCGGGCGCAAGGTAGCCTGGGTCTATTTTTCCAATGACTGGTTTGCCAGCCGGGCTTTTCCCAGTGCTACGGCCGAATGGATACGAGCCAGAAATGCGGTTCCGTTCATTCGTTTGATGCTTCGCAGCAGCAGCGAGACCAACGTTGCCGAGCCCCTATATAACCTGGCTGCCATTCTGCGCGGCGACTTCGATACCGACCTCAAAGCCTGGGGCCAGGCTGCCAAGGCTTTCGGCACACCGGTTTTGGTGGAGTGGGGTACCGAGGCCAATGGACAGTGGTTTTCCTGGAATGGCCGGTGGAATGGTGGCCCGGCCCTAGGTCCCCAACGTTTCCGTAATGCCTACCGCCACATTGTTCAGACCATCGAATCGGTAGGAGCTGATAACCTGACCTGGGTCTGGCATGTGGATGCCTACGACGACCCCGAGGACGACTGGAATCGTCTGGAAAACTACTACCCTGGCCATGATGTGGTGGATTGGATTGGAATTTCGGTCTATGGGGCCCAGGAACCCACCGAGAACAACACCCAGAGCTTTGCGGATGGCATGGATGCAGTTATGCCGCGCTTGACTCAGTTGGCACCCAACAAGCCGGTGGTCGTGGCGGAGTTCGGGGTGACCTCAGGGAATCCCAGGGTGGACGCTGTGCAGTGGGCCGAGGCTGCGCTAACCGGGCTGCTGGCCAATCGGTGGCCGCAGGTTCGGGGTTTTTCTTGGTGGAATGAAGCCTTCGATCAGACCGAAATGCGGATTCAGAAGATACCTGGTATGAAAGAGGTGTTTCAACGAAAACTTGCTGCGCCGCAGGTTTTAGACCACCCGTTATGA
- a CDS encoding branched-chain amino acid transaminase, with translation MATETKPKSAGGNSKMKAGLIWFNGQLVPQEEAKVSVLTHALHYGTSIFEGIRAYETPKGPAVFRLQEHTERFFHSAKVMMFEMSFTPEQINQAILEVIRANGYKSCYIRPLAWMGANSLGVNPLPNNPAEVMIAAWEWGTYLGDEAVRKGARLITSSWARFPANVMPGKAKVGGNYVNSALARVEAQQAGADEALLLDKEGFVAEGSGENIFFLRGHTLYVIEHSVNLMGITRDSVMTIARDLGYEVREVRATRDQLYMADEMFMVGTAAEVTPISYLDHRAIGTGQAGEHTMKLRAAYMDAVQGKNPKYEAWLTYVK, from the coding sequence ATGGCAACCGAAACCAAACCCAAAAGCGCAGGCGGCAACAGCAAAATGAAGGCGGGCCTAATCTGGTTCAACGGGCAGTTGGTGCCCCAGGAGGAGGCCAAGGTCTCGGTACTCACCCACGCCCTGCACTACGGCACCAGCATCTTCGAGGGCATCCGGGCCTACGAGACCCCCAAAGGCCCCGCCGTCTTTCGCTTGCAAGAGCACACCGAGCGCTTTTTTCACAGCGCCAAGGTGATGATGTTCGAGATGTCGTTTACGCCCGAGCAGATTAACCAGGCCATCCTGGAGGTCATCCGGGCCAACGGCTACAAGAGCTGTTATATCCGTCCCCTGGCCTGGATGGGCGCCAACAGCCTGGGCGTGAACCCCCTGCCCAACAACCCTGCCGAGGTGATGATTGCGGCCTGGGAGTGGGGCACCTACCTGGGCGACGAGGCCGTGCGCAAGGGAGCCCGACTCATTACCTCGTCCTGGGCCCGTTTCCCCGCCAACGTGATGCCCGGCAAGGCCAAGGTGGGGGGCAACTACGTCAATAGCGCCCTGGCCCGGGTAGAGGCCCAGCAGGCCGGGGCCGATGAAGCCCTGCTCCTCGACAAGGAAGGCTTTGTGGCCGAGGGTTCTGGCGAGAACATTTTCTTCCTGCGGGGCCATACCCTCTACGTGATCGAACACTCGGTCAACCTGATGGGCATTACCCGCGACTCGGTTATGACCATTGCCCGTGACCTGGGCTACGAGGTGCGCGAGGTACGGGCCACCCGCGACCAGCTCTACATGGCCGACGAGATGTTCATGGTCGGCACCGCAGCCGAGGTCACGCCCATCTCCTACCTCGACCACCGGGCCATTGGCACCGGCCAGGCCGGCGAACACACCATGAAGCTCCGGGCCGCCTACATGGACGCGGTACAGGGCAAAAACCCCAAGTACGAGGCCTGGCTGACCTATGTGAAGTAG